The following proteins are encoded in a genomic region of Maylandia zebra isolate NMK-2024a linkage group LG1, Mzebra_GT3a, whole genome shotgun sequence:
- the LOC106675243 gene encoding E3 SUMO-protein ligase ZBED1, giving the protein MDITDDDPAYVVKFKNAFQKDLAARRANGNEIWFEVATALDPRFKDLKCLPREKREQVWTILENMLQAAEPRRADSLQPSTEDDGPAQKKRRSELLLGSDSDSEDGIESGELQRYRAEPSISIDDCPLQWWYAHSGVYEKLSVLAQKYLASPATSVPCERLFSLAGHIVQKKRAALLPENVTRLVCLSDWLRKKK; this is encoded by the exons ATGGACATTACTGATGATGATCCTGCCTACGTGGTGAAGTTCAAGAATGCCTTCCAGAAGGATCTGGCAGCACGACGAGCTAATGGCAACGAGATATGGTTCGAGGTGGCCACAGCATTGGATCCACGGTTTAAGGATTTGAAATGTCTTCCAAGAGAAAAGAGGGAACAG gtgTGGACCATTCTGGAGAATATGCTCCAGGCAGCAGAGCCCAGAAGAGCAGATAGTCTCCAGCCCTCCACAGAGGATGATGGACCAGctcagaagaagaggaggagcgaACTCCTTCTGGGGTCTGACTCTGACTCAGAAGATGGAATTGAGTCTGGAGAGCTGCAGCGCTACAGAGCAGAACCCAGCATCAGTATTGATGACTGTCCCCTGCAGTGGTGGTATGCTCACTCAGGAGTCTATGAAAAGCTGTCAGTCCTAGCACAAAAGTACCTGGCCTCCCCAGCTACCTCTGTACCCTGTGAGAGACTCTTTAGCCTTGCAGGCCACATAGTGCAAAAGAAAAGGGCAGCCTTGCTTCCAGAAAATGTTACCAGGCTGGTGTGTCTTAGCGACTGGCTGAGGAAGAAGAAATGA